A part of Homoserinibacter sp. YIM 151385 genomic DNA contains:
- a CDS encoding HhH-GPD-type base excision DNA repair protein: MDADLHITGDDDADRLLSTDPLALLVGMLLDQQVAMETAFAGPAKIRDRLGAFDAAALAGHDPEALEAVFRQTPAVHRYPGSMAGRVQTLARTIVDEYAGDAAAIWERDAPDGGEVLRRLKALPGFGEQKARIFLALLGKQTGFDGAGWRDAAGAYGEAGSFRSVADIVDAESLGKVRATKQAAKAAAKAKG, from the coding sequence ATGGACGCAGACCTCCACATCACGGGCGACGACGACGCCGACCGGCTGCTCTCGACCGACCCGCTCGCGCTGCTCGTCGGGATGCTGCTCGACCAGCAGGTCGCGATGGAGACGGCCTTCGCAGGGCCCGCGAAGATCCGCGACCGGCTCGGCGCCTTCGACGCGGCCGCCCTCGCCGGGCACGACCCCGAGGCGCTCGAGGCGGTCTTCCGGCAGACGCCGGCGGTGCACCGCTACCCGGGCTCGATGGCCGGGCGCGTGCAGACGCTCGCGCGGACGATCGTCGACGAGTACGCGGGGGATGCCGCCGCGATCTGGGAGCGCGATGCGCCCGACGGCGGCGAGGTGCTGAGGCGGCTGAAGGCCCTGCCCGGCTTCGGCGAGCAGAAGGCGCGCATCTTCCTCGCGCTCCTCGGCAAGCAGACGGGCTTCGACGGCGCCGGATGGCGGGATGCGGCGGGCGCCTACGGCGAGGCCGGCAGCTTCCGCTCGGTCGCCGACATCGTGGATGCCGAATCGCTCGGGAAGGTCCGCGCGACGAAGCAGGCGGCGAAGGCGGCCGCGAAGGCGAAGGGTTGA
- the cysK gene encoding cysteine synthase A, with amino-acid sequence MARIHDSITGTFGGTPLVRLNRVTDGAGATVLAKLEFFNPSSSVKDRLGIAVVDAAEKSGQLQPGGTIVEGTSGNTGIALAMVGAARGYKVILTMPESMSLERRKLLRAYGAELVLTPASEGMKGAVSKAAEIAETTGAVLARQFENEANPAIHHATTGPEIWSDTDGAVDIFVSGVGTGGTVTGAGRYLKEQKAGLQVVAVEPEESAILNGGAPGPHKIQGIGANFVPEVLDREVYDEVLDVNIEQAVAMARRLGAEEGILGGISSGATVHAAVELAKRPENAGKTIVVIVASYGERYLSTVLYEHLEG; translated from the coding sequence ATGGCCCGAATCCACGACTCCATCACCGGCACCTTCGGCGGCACGCCGCTCGTGCGACTCAACCGCGTGACCGACGGCGCCGGCGCGACCGTGCTCGCGAAGCTCGAGTTCTTCAACCCGAGCTCGAGCGTCAAGGACCGCCTCGGCATCGCCGTCGTCGACGCCGCCGAGAAGTCGGGGCAGCTGCAGCCGGGCGGCACGATCGTCGAGGGCACGAGCGGCAACACCGGCATCGCGCTCGCGATGGTCGGCGCGGCGCGCGGCTACAAGGTGATCCTCACGATGCCGGAGTCGATGAGCCTCGAGCGCCGCAAGCTGCTCCGCGCCTACGGCGCCGAGCTCGTGCTCACGCCCGCGAGCGAGGGCATGAAGGGCGCCGTCTCGAAGGCGGCCGAGATCGCCGAGACGACCGGCGCCGTCCTCGCGCGCCAGTTCGAGAACGAGGCGAACCCCGCCATCCACCACGCCACCACGGGCCCCGAGATCTGGAGCGACACCGACGGCGCCGTCGACATCTTCGTCTCCGGCGTCGGCACCGGCGGCACCGTGACGGGCGCCGGCCGCTACCTCAAGGAGCAGAAGGCCGGACTCCAGGTCGTCGCCGTCGAGCCCGAGGAGTCGGCGATCCTCAACGGCGGTGCGCCCGGCCCCCACAAGATCCAGGGCATCGGCGCGAACTTCGTCCCCGAGGTGCTCGACCGCGAGGTCTACGACGAGGTGCTCGATGTGAACATCGAGCAGGCGGTCGCGATGGCCCGCCGCCTCGGCGCCGAGGAGGGCATCCTCGGCGGCATCTCCTCCGGCGCGACCGTGCACGCGGCCGTCGAGCTCGCGAAGCGCCCCGAGAACGCGGGGAAGACGATCGTCGTCATCGTCGCGAGCTACGGGGAGCGCTACCTCTCGACGGTGCTCTACGAGCACCTCGAGGGCTGA
- a CDS encoding GntR family transcriptional regulator produces MPVPAEQGATETLRRAILGLELAPGERLSERGLETRLGASRTPIRAALMRLEGEGLTRRAGRSWEVTPIDLAELRAVLEHREALERATARLAAERAEDAALDALEAIADAHRDRDEEELDLRDGADFHLALAGLSGNRFLVDGVAGDLTRLMRTRWLEVRSAASRAHARDEHRELVAALRRRDGAAAEALAAAHIRGTRDRLLTALAEERRRIRGRGISIVDGDASERS; encoded by the coding sequence ATGCCGGTGCCGGCGGAACAGGGTGCGACCGAGACGCTGCGGCGCGCGATCCTCGGGCTCGAGCTCGCTCCGGGCGAGCGCCTCAGCGAACGGGGCCTCGAGACGCGGCTCGGCGCCTCGCGCACCCCCATCCGCGCCGCCCTCATGCGCCTCGAGGGCGAGGGCCTCACGCGCCGGGCCGGACGCAGCTGGGAGGTCACGCCCATCGACCTCGCCGAGCTGCGAGCCGTGCTCGAGCACCGCGAGGCGCTCGAGCGGGCCACCGCCCGCCTCGCGGCCGAGCGGGCCGAGGACGCCGCGCTCGACGCGCTCGAGGCCATCGCCGACGCGCATCGCGACCGCGACGAGGAGGAGCTGGACCTCCGCGACGGCGCCGACTTCCACCTCGCGCTCGCAGGGCTCTCGGGCAACCGCTTCCTCGTCGACGGCGTGGCCGGCGACCTCACCCGCCTCATGCGGACCCGCTGGCTCGAGGTGCGGAGCGCGGCATCCCGCGCCCACGCCCGCGACGAGCACCGCGAGCTCGTCGCGGCGCTCCGCCGCCGTGACGGCGCGGCTGCCGAGGCGCTCGCCGCCGCGCACATCCGCGGCACCCGTGACCGCCTCCTGACCGCGCTCGCCGAGGAGCGCCGCCGCATCCGCGGTCGCGGCATCTCGATCGTCGACGGCGACGCGTCCGAGCGATCGTGA
- a CDS encoding YchJ family protein, whose amino-acid sequence MVVHSPCPCGSGDPSASCCGPILEGAPAPTAERLMRSRFTAFALGDRAHLLRSWHPATRPAELELDAATRWRRLQIVDAVGGGEGDAEGVVEFRASYRDGEGAGLLHERSRFARHEGRWVYLDGEQPG is encoded by the coding sequence ATGGTTGTCCACAGCCCCTGCCCGTGCGGTTCCGGCGACCCCTCGGCGTCCTGCTGCGGCCCGATCCTCGAGGGCGCGCCCGCGCCGACGGCGGAGCGGCTCATGCGCTCGCGCTTCACGGCCTTCGCGCTCGGCGACCGGGCGCATCTGCTGCGCTCCTGGCATCCCGCGACGCGTCCCGCGGAGCTCGAGCTCGACGCGGCGACGCGGTGGCGCCGGCTCCAGATCGTCGACGCCGTCGGTGGCGGCGAGGGGGATGCCGAGGGGGTCGTCGAGTTCCGCGCCTCCTATCGCGACGGGGAGGGCGCGGGTCTCCTCCACGAGCGCAGCCGCTTCGCCCGCCACGAGGGGCGCTGGGTGTATCTCGACGGGGAGCAGCCCGGCTGA
- a CDS encoding glutathione peroxidase, with product MSLRDIPLTTIDGEETTLAAYADRAVIVVNVASKCGLTPQYEKLERLQREYGERGLTVLGFPCNQFLGQEPGSAEQIQEFCSTTYGVTFPMFEKTKVNGRHQHPLYAELTQVRDADGKAGKVKWNFEKFVIAPDDTVTRFRPATEPDAPEVIAAVEAALPAA from the coding sequence ATGAGCCTCCGCGACATCCCCCTCACGACCATCGACGGCGAGGAGACCACGCTCGCGGCCTACGCGGACCGCGCGGTCATCGTCGTGAACGTCGCCTCGAAGTGCGGGCTCACGCCCCAGTACGAGAAGCTCGAGCGGCTGCAGCGCGAGTACGGCGAGCGCGGTCTCACGGTGCTCGGGTTCCCCTGCAACCAGTTCCTCGGACAGGAGCCCGGCTCCGCCGAGCAGATCCAGGAGTTCTGCTCCACCACCTACGGCGTGACCTTCCCCATGTTCGAGAAGACGAAGGTCAACGGCCGCCACCAGCACCCGCTCTACGCGGAGCTCACGCAGGTGCGGGATGCGGACGGCAAGGCCGGCAAGGTGAAGTGGAACTTCGAGAAGTTCGTGATCGCGCCGGATGACACCGTGACGCGCTTCCGTCCGGCGACCGAGCCGGATGCGCCCGAGGTCATCGCGGCCGTCGAGGCGGCGCTGCCCGCCGCCTGA
- a CDS encoding GNAT family N-acetyltransferase, which translates to MSTEFRHDPELKRYSMHVGGELVSVLEYRDHGASVVMHHTVTVPRHRGRGFAAKLVEHAVDDVASRDGRITPTCWFVAEWFDRHPERAGLLAGS; encoded by the coding sequence ATGAGCACCGAGTTCCGCCACGATCCCGAGCTGAAGCGCTACTCCATGCACGTCGGGGGCGAGCTCGTGAGCGTGCTCGAGTACCGCGACCACGGCGCGAGCGTCGTGATGCACCACACGGTGACCGTGCCGCGCCATCGCGGGCGCGGCTTCGCGGCGAAGCTCGTCGAGCACGCGGTCGACGACGTCGCCTCGCGTGACGGCCGCATCACCCCGACGTGCTGGTTCGTCGCGGAGTGGTTCGATCGGCACCCGGAGCGCGCGGGCCTCCTCGCGGGGTCCTGA
- a CDS encoding M4 family metallopeptidase has translation MTPGIVPPYLLARLAEAGDARFERAAVAARRTLLADEPLRAARITLSIDEGGRLVAELSDAPNRTVADAGGAETLPGRVVRREGEPATGDAAADEAYEGLGATFALFSEVYGRNSIDGDGMPLEASVHYGEDYDNAFWNGERMVFGDGDGEVFGRFTASLSVIGHELAHGVTEHTAGLVYRGQSGALNESVSDVFGALVEQRVAGQTADEASWLIGEGLFTPEVEGSALRSMKAPGTAYDDDVLGKDPQPGHMDDYIETSEDDGGVHLNSGIPNRAFHLAAVELGGEAWERAGRIWYDALTAGGLSPTTDFAGFAAATAAAATARYGEASAETAAVRAGWAGVGVEIDDGSAG, from the coding sequence ATGACCCCCGGAATCGTCCCCCCGTACCTCCTCGCCCGGCTCGCCGAGGCGGGCGACGCCCGCTTCGAGCGCGCGGCGGTCGCGGCCCGCCGCACCCTCCTCGCCGACGAGCCGCTCCGCGCGGCGCGCATCACGCTGAGCATCGACGAGGGCGGCCGCCTCGTCGCCGAGCTCAGCGACGCGCCGAACCGGACGGTGGCGGATGCCGGCGGGGCCGAGACGCTGCCGGGTCGCGTCGTGCGGCGCGAGGGCGAGCCCGCGACGGGCGATGCCGCGGCCGACGAGGCCTACGAGGGTCTCGGCGCCACCTTCGCCCTCTTCTCCGAGGTCTACGGCCGCAACTCGATCGACGGCGACGGCATGCCGCTCGAGGCGAGCGTGCACTACGGCGAGGACTACGACAACGCCTTCTGGAACGGCGAGCGCATGGTCTTCGGCGACGGCGACGGCGAGGTCTTCGGGCGCTTCACGGCATCCCTCTCGGTCATCGGGCACGAGCTCGCCCACGGCGTCACCGAGCACACGGCGGGGCTCGTCTACCGGGGGCAGTCGGGCGCGCTCAACGAGTCCGTGTCGGATGTGTTCGGCGCCCTCGTCGAGCAGCGGGTCGCGGGGCAGACGGCGGACGAGGCGAGCTGGCTGATCGGCGAGGGGCTGTTCACACCCGAGGTGGAGGGCTCGGCGCTGCGCTCGATGAAGGCGCCGGGCACCGCGTACGACGACGACGTGCTCGGCAAGGACCCGCAGCCGGGCCACATGGACGACTACATCGAGACGAGCGAGGACGACGGCGGGGTCCACCTCAACTCGGGCATCCCGAACCGCGCCTTCCATCTCGCGGCGGTCGAGCTGGGCGGCGAGGCCTGGGAGCGCGCGGGGCGCATCTGGTACGACGCCCTCACGGCCGGCGGCCTCTCGCCGACCACCGACTTCGCCGGCTTCGCGGCCGCGACGGCGGCCGCCGCGACCGCGCGATACGGTGAGGCATCGGCCGAGACCGCCGCGGTGCGCGCGGGCTGGGCCGGGGTGGGAGTCGAGATCGATGACGGCAGCGCCGGGTGA
- a CDS encoding glycoside hydrolase family 15 protein: MPGDIGDYALIGDLHTAALVGRDGSLDWFCAPRFDSPSMFAAILGDEEQGRWRIAPAGAGPEEPATSRRYEGEDFVLSTRWIVDDETSGSGEVEVLDLMPRGAHRAVVIRRIRGVRGRVRMTQSLRIRFDYAGAVPWMRQMPEHAGSGEHALLAVAGPDAALIRGPRFRALDHEHRAELEVAEGEVVDTVLGWHRSWDAPPPPVDVDAAIEATRAWWSDWIASCDAPAVHPEAVRRSLLVLRALTLEETGGVVAAATTSLPEEDGGERNWDYRFVWLRDASLTLEALMLHGYAEEASEWRAWLLRAIAGDPADLQIMYGVGGERRLPEEVLAHLPGHRGAAPVRIGNQAAEQFQGDIFGEVMLALERARRIGVAEDRFSWSLQVALLEYLETVLDRPDHGIWEIRGPERWFTHSRVMIWAAFDCGVRAIEELGLRGPLERWRDVRARLREEIETRGVDPATGAFRQHYDADEVDAALLAIPQTGFVEAGDERMRRTVERIESELMRDGLVRRYRTESGVDGLEGDEHPFLACSFWLVRQYAESDRVGDASALLDRLVASANDVGLLAEELDPATGRAMGNTPQALSHLALVKAADAVSAAIARRDDGGRA, translated from the coding sequence ATGCCCGGCGACATCGGCGACTACGCGCTCATCGGCGACCTCCACACGGCCGCGCTGGTCGGCCGGGACGGCAGCCTGGACTGGTTCTGCGCGCCGCGCTTCGACTCCCCCAGCATGTTCGCCGCGATCCTCGGCGACGAGGAGCAGGGCCGCTGGCGCATCGCCCCCGCGGGCGCGGGCCCGGAGGAGCCGGCGACCTCCCGCCGCTACGAGGGCGAGGACTTCGTGCTCAGCACGCGCTGGATCGTCGACGACGAGACCTCGGGGTCCGGCGAGGTCGAGGTGCTCGACCTCATGCCGCGCGGCGCGCACCGCGCGGTCGTCATCCGGCGCATCCGAGGCGTCCGCGGCCGGGTGCGCATGACGCAGTCGCTCCGCATCCGCTTCGACTACGCCGGGGCCGTGCCGTGGATGCGGCAGATGCCCGAGCATGCGGGATCGGGCGAGCACGCCCTCCTCGCGGTCGCAGGACCCGATGCGGCGCTGATCCGCGGGCCGCGCTTCCGGGCGCTGGATCACGAGCACCGCGCCGAGCTCGAGGTGGCGGAAGGCGAGGTCGTCGACACGGTGCTCGGCTGGCACCGCTCCTGGGATGCGCCGCCGCCGCCCGTCGACGTCGACGCGGCGATCGAGGCGACGCGGGCCTGGTGGTCCGACTGGATCGCGAGCTGCGATGCGCCGGCCGTCCACCCGGAGGCGGTGCGACGATCCCTCCTCGTGCTCCGCGCGCTGACCCTCGAGGAGACGGGCGGCGTCGTCGCCGCCGCGACGACGAGCCTCCCCGAGGAGGACGGCGGGGAACGGAACTGGGACTACCGCTTCGTGTGGCTCCGCGACGCCTCCCTCACGCTCGAGGCTCTCATGCTCCACGGCTACGCCGAGGAGGCGAGCGAGTGGCGCGCCTGGCTGCTCCGCGCGATCGCGGGCGACCCCGCGGACCTGCAGATCATGTACGGCGTCGGCGGCGAGCGCCGGCTCCCCGAGGAGGTCCTCGCGCACCTCCCGGGTCACCGCGGCGCGGCCCCCGTCCGCATCGGCAACCAGGCGGCGGAGCAGTTCCAGGGCGACATCTTCGGCGAGGTCATGCTCGCGCTCGAGCGCGCCCGGCGGATCGGGGTCGCGGAGGACCGCTTCTCCTGGTCGCTCCAGGTGGCGCTGCTGGAGTACCTCGAGACCGTGCTCGACCGCCCCGATCACGGCATCTGGGAGATCCGCGGGCCGGAGCGCTGGTTCACCCACTCGCGCGTGATGATCTGGGCGGCCTTCGACTGCGGCGTCCGCGCCATCGAGGAGCTCGGGCTGCGCGGCCCGCTCGAGCGGTGGCGCGATGTGCGCGCTCGGCTCCGCGAGGAGATCGAGACACGCGGCGTCGACCCGGCGACGGGAGCCTTCCGCCAGCACTACGACGCGGACGAGGTGGATGCCGCCCTGCTCGCGATCCCCCAGACGGGCTTCGTCGAGGCGGGCGACGAGCGGATGCGGCGGACCGTCGAGCGGATCGAGTCCGAGCTCATGCGGGACGGCCTCGTGCGCCGCTACCGCACCGAGTCCGGCGTGGACGGGCTCGAGGGCGACGAGCACCCCTTCCTCGCCTGCTCCTTCTGGCTCGTGCGGCAGTACGCCGAATCGGATCGCGTCGGGGACGCCTCGGCGCTCCTCGACCGGCTCGTCGCGTCCGCGAACGACGTCGGCCTCCTCGCGGAGGAGCTGGATCCGGCGACCGGCCGCGCGATGGGCAACACCCCGCAGGCGCTCTCGCATCTCGCCCTCGTGAAGGCGGCGGATGCCGTGAGCGCGGCGATCGCCCGGCGTGACGACGGCGGTCGGGCGTAG
- a CDS encoding NAD(P)H-hydrate epimerase, with the protein MRRAWSAAEIRAAERPLVEAGVPLMARAAAGLAALLRERVPADRLVLVLAGSGDNGADALYAGAELAAAGRPVAFVALGGRIHEAARSAAVAAGARQLELRALLDEALEAGALVDGVLGTGSTPSPALRDPAASAIGTLRSLLEEPDRPLVIAVDLPSGLHPDTGEAPDGNVLPADATAVFGALKTGLLLGEGPRLAGELVLVDIGLGPALEGVAPGLELPD; encoded by the coding sequence ATGCGGCGGGCCTGGTCGGCGGCGGAGATCCGCGCGGCCGAGCGGCCGCTCGTCGAGGCCGGCGTGCCGCTCATGGCCCGTGCCGCGGCGGGGCTCGCCGCGCTGCTGCGCGAGCGGGTGCCGGCCGACCGGCTGGTGCTCGTGCTCGCGGGCTCCGGCGACAACGGGGCGGATGCGCTCTACGCCGGCGCCGAGCTCGCCGCGGCGGGGCGGCCCGTCGCCTTCGTCGCGCTGGGAGGCCGCATCCACGAGGCGGCGCGCTCGGCGGCGGTCGCCGCCGGCGCACGGCAGCTGGAGCTGCGCGCGCTCCTCGACGAGGCGCTCGAGGCGGGCGCGCTCGTCGACGGCGTCCTCGGCACCGGGAGCACGCCCTCCCCCGCGCTGCGGGATCCGGCCGCCTCCGCGATCGGCACGCTCCGCTCGCTGCTCGAGGAGCCGGACCGGCCGCTCGTGATCGCGGTCGACCTCCCGAGCGGCCTGCACCCCGACACCGGCGAGGCGCCCGACGGCAACGTCCTCCCCGCGGATGCGACGGCGGTCTTCGGTGCGCTCAAGACCGGACTGCTGCTCGGCGAGGGGCCGCGCCTCGCGGGCGAGCTCGTGCTCGTCGACATCGGTCTCGGTCCCGCGCTCGAGGGCGTCGCACCGGGGCTCGAGCTGCCCGACTGA
- the epsC gene encoding serine O-acetyltransferase EpsC produces the protein MGVREDIRAAQAQDPAARGAFEVWLTYSGLHAVWAHRVASRLWRARLRLLARVVSQATRSVTGVEIHPAAVIGRRLFIDHGMGVVIGETAVVGDDVHLYHGVTLGGTSTEHVKRHPTIGDRVVIGAGATLLGPIEIGEDSAVGAGAVVLVSAPPRSLLVGVPATPRPRR, from the coding sequence ATGGGGGTCCGGGAGGACATCCGCGCCGCGCAGGCGCAGGATCCTGCCGCGCGCGGCGCGTTCGAGGTGTGGCTGACCTACTCGGGGCTGCACGCCGTGTGGGCGCACCGGGTCGCGAGCCGGCTCTGGCGCGCGCGCCTGCGGCTGCTCGCGCGCGTCGTCTCGCAGGCGACCCGCTCGGTCACGGGGGTCGAGATCCATCCGGCGGCGGTCATCGGCCGACGGCTGTTCATCGACCACGGCATGGGGGTCGTGATCGGGGAGACGGCCGTGGTCGGGGACGACGTGCACCTGTACCACGGCGTCACGCTCGGCGGCACCTCCACCGAGCACGTGAAGCGCCACCCGACGATCGGCGACCGCGTCGTGATCGGGGCGGGTGCGACGCTCCTCGGCCCCATCGAGATCGGCGAGGACTCGGCGGTCGGCGCCGGCGCCGTCGTGCTCGTCTCGGCGCCGCCGCGCTCGCTGCTCGTCGGCGTCCCCGCCACGCCCCGCCCGCGGCGCTGA
- a CDS encoding protealysin inhibitor emfourin has protein sequence MTAAPGDEVLRIEVARAGGVAGLTRRWAVDPEPAERSAWASLVEACPWDAAPAESSGAARVVVDRFVWAIVARTTTVEHRASVPEPELEGPWRELVERVRAEGGRG, from the coding sequence ATGACGGCAGCGCCGGGTGACGAGGTCCTCCGGATCGAGGTCGCGCGCGCGGGCGGCGTCGCGGGTCTGACCCGTCGCTGGGCGGTCGACCCCGAGCCCGCCGAGCGGAGCGCCTGGGCGAGTCTCGTCGAGGCCTGTCCGTGGGATGCGGCGCCCGCCGAGTCGAGTGGAGCCGCACGCGTCGTCGTCGACCGCTTCGTCTGGGCGATCGTCGCCCGGACGACGACCGTCGAGCACCGCGCGAGCGTGCCGGAGCCCGAGCTCGAAGGCCCCTGGCGGGAGCTCGTCGAGCGCGTGCGAGCGGAGGGCGGCCGTGGCTGA
- a CDS encoding RNA-binding S4 domain-containing protein — protein sequence MAEPAAVRVDAWVWAVRLYKTRSAATAACKAGHVRIDGERAKPSQAVRLGAEVRALTEGGTRIVVARRLIHKRVGAAIAAECLEDRTPPPPPREERVLVGVRERGAGRPTKRDRRELDRLQGR from the coding sequence GTGGCTGAGCCGGCCGCCGTGCGCGTCGACGCCTGGGTCTGGGCGGTACGCCTCTACAAGACGCGGAGCGCGGCGACCGCCGCATGCAAGGCGGGCCACGTCCGCATCGACGGCGAGCGCGCGAAGCCCTCGCAGGCGGTCCGCCTCGGCGCCGAGGTGCGCGCCCTCACGGAGGGCGGCACCCGCATCGTCGTGGCGCGCCGCCTCATCCACAAGCGGGTGGGCGCCGCGATCGCGGCCGAGTGCCTCGAGGATCGGACGCCGCCGCCCCCGCCGCGCGAGGAGCGCGTGCTCGTCGGCGTGCGCGAGCGCGGGGCGGGCCGGCCGACGAAGCGCGACCGGCGCGAGCTCGACCGGCTGCAGGGGCGCTGA
- a CDS encoding TetR/AcrR family transcriptional regulator, protein MDARMQRSRDRLAEAILRLAPTREVGRIPVAELAREAGVHRSTVYEHAESPAGLLRLVLRGELDEARRTHLAEIEPSGAAAAIRGVTLAVLEHVERHDEVYRRALGSHDEAALHAMLSAHFRESTLQLFEHGAVVPPVPEGERDVVARFLADGWVGAIDAWLQTPAPRDRERLLELSDAFLPAWWPRA, encoded by the coding sequence ATGGATGCACGCATGCAGCGCAGCCGCGATCGACTGGCCGAGGCCATCCTGCGCCTCGCGCCCACCCGGGAGGTCGGCCGCATCCCGGTCGCCGAGCTCGCCCGCGAGGCCGGCGTCCACCGCTCCACCGTCTACGAGCACGCGGAGTCCCCCGCCGGCCTGCTCCGCCTCGTCCTGCGCGGCGAGCTCGACGAGGCGCGCCGCACCCACCTGGCGGAGATCGAGCCCTCGGGCGCCGCGGCCGCGATCCGCGGGGTCACCCTCGCGGTGCTCGAGCACGTCGAGCGGCACGACGAGGTCTACCGTCGAGCGCTCGGCTCGCACGACGAGGCCGCGCTCCACGCGATGCTCAGCGCCCACTTCCGCGAGTCGACCCTCCAGCTCTTCGAGCACGGCGCGGTCGTGCCGCCCGTCCCCGAGGGCGAGCGGGATGTCGTGGCCCGCTTCCTCGCCGACGGATGGGTGGGCGCGATCGACGCCTGGCTGCAGACGCCCGCCCCCCGCGACCGCGAGCGGCTCCTCGAGCTCTCGGACGCCTTCCTCCCCGCGTGGTGGCCGCGCGCCTAG
- a CDS encoding MFS transporter — MSTHREQERERTAAPPAAWRMLALGVAAQAIGTLLVSTPAYLIPHLHLERGMPLAEAGLLAAAPTFGMVLTLVAWGALADRVGERWVIAGGLALTGLFALAAAPAGELGVLAVLLGLGGAASASANAASGRVVVGWFPRERRGLAMGIRQMSQPLGVALAALVVPPLADAAGTAGPLLLAAVLALLVAVACAIGIQDPPRPAPRESAAPSPTPRRLGPYRRDAFLLRIHLVSALLVVPQFTLATFGLVWLIAELGWHPAAAGVVVALSQFVGALGRIGVGWLSDRVGSRIRVLRWVALAGIAAMLALAAAGALAWSAAAAILLVAAVTVSVADNGLAFTSVAEAAGRDWSGRALGVQNTGQFLAASAVGPGMGAAIAVLGYPLAFALVALAPLLALPLIPAADRHAD; from the coding sequence ATGTCGACACACCGGGAGCAGGAACGTGAGCGCACGGCGGCCCCGCCCGCCGCCTGGCGGATGCTCGCGCTCGGCGTCGCCGCCCAGGCGATCGGCACGCTCCTCGTCTCGACCCCCGCCTACCTCATCCCGCACCTGCACCTCGAGCGCGGCATGCCGCTCGCGGAGGCCGGTCTCCTCGCCGCCGCACCCACCTTCGGCATGGTGCTGACGCTCGTCGCCTGGGGCGCCCTCGCGGACCGGGTGGGGGAGCGCTGGGTCATCGCCGGCGGGCTCGCGCTCACGGGGCTCTTCGCGCTCGCCGCCGCGCCCGCGGGCGAGCTCGGCGTCCTCGCCGTCCTGCTCGGGCTCGGCGGCGCGGCCTCCGCGAGCGCGAACGCCGCGAGCGGACGCGTCGTGGTCGGCTGGTTCCCGCGCGAGCGGCGCGGCCTCGCCATGGGCATCCGGCAGATGAGCCAGCCGCTCGGCGTGGCGCTCGCGGCGCTCGTCGTGCCGCCGCTCGCGGACGCCGCCGGCACCGCGGGGCCGCTGCTCCTGGCGGCCGTGCTCGCCCTCCTCGTCGCGGTCGCCTGCGCGATCGGGATCCAGGATCCGCCGCGCCCCGCGCCGCGGGAGTCCGCGGCGCCGTCGCCGACCCCGCGCCGTCTCGGCCCGTACCGCCGCGATGCCTTCCTCCTGCGCATCCACCTCGTGTCCGCGCTGCTCGTCGTCCCGCAGTTCACGCTCGCGACCTTCGGCCTCGTCTGGCTCATCGCCGAGCTCGGCTGGCATCCGGCGGCCGCGGGCGTCGTCGTCGCGCTCTCGCAGTTCGTCGGCGCCCTCGGGCGGATCGGGGTCGGGTGGCTGAGCGATCGGGTCGGCTCCCGGATCCGGGTGCTCCGCTGGGTCGCGCTCGCCGGGATCGCGGCGATGCTCGCCCTCGCGGCGGCCGGGGCGCTCGCGTGGAGCGCGGCCGCCGCGATCCTGCTCGTCGCCGCCGTCACGGTGAGCGTCGCCGACAACGGCCTCGCCTTCACCTCCGTCGCGGAGGCGGCGGGCCGGGACTGGTCGGGCCGGGCGCTCGGCGTGCAGAACACGGGGCAGTTCCTCGCCGCGTCCGCCGTCGGCCCGGGGATGGGCGCCGCGATCGCGGTGCTCGGCTACCCGCTCGCCTTCGCGCTCGTCGCGCTCGCGCCGCTCCTCGCGCTGCCGCTCATCCCCGCGGCCGACCGGCACGCCGACTGA